One Aegilops tauschii subsp. strangulata cultivar AL8/78 chromosome 7, Aet v6.0, whole genome shotgun sequence genomic window carries:
- the LOC109782689 gene encoding acyl-[acyl-carrier-protein] desaturase 7, chloroplastic yields MATAAAAVKMSPRSTGYPSLCKPSNTGCYCKPPAAAPMNTLRCRSAVSSRGGPTAGRREEEEEWRRYLAPERLEVLAQLEPWAEANMLPLLKPADEAWQPADMLPDAAALGADGFHAACLELRARAEGVPDAQLVCLVGNMVTEEALPTYQSMSNRFEGTRDATGADGTAWARWVRGWSAEENRHGDVLSRYMYLSGRLDMRQVERTVHRLISSGMAMHAPASPYHGFIYVAFQERATSISHGNTARQVRAHGDAALARICGAIAADEKRHEAAYTRVVAKLFEVDPDAAVRAMAYMMRRRITMPAALMDDGRDADLFAHYAAAAQQAGVYTASDYRGILEHLIRQWRVEELSAGLSGEGRRARDYVCALREKIRRMEERAHDRVRKEPTPVPFSWIFDRPVSVVLH; encoded by the exons atggcgacggcggcggcagcagtgAAAATGTCGCCTAGGTCGACCGGATACCCTTCGTTGTGCAAACCAAGCAACACCGGCTGCTACTGCAAGCCACCGGCAGCGGCTCCGATGAACACCTT gaggtgtaggagcgccGTGAGCAGCAGAGGAGGTCCGACGGCCGGacggcgggaggaggaggaggaatggAGGAGGTACCTTGCGCCGGAGAGGCTGGAGGTGCTGGCGCAGCTGGAGCCGTGGGCGGAGGCGAACATGCTGCCGCTGCTCAAGCCGGCGGACGAGGCGTGGCAGCCGGCGGACATGCTCCCGGACGCGGCGGCGCTGGGCGCGGACGGCTTCCACGCGGCGTGCCTCGAGCTCCGCGCCAGGGCGGAGGGCGTGCCGGACGCGCAGCTGGTGTGCCTGGTGGGGAACATGGTCACGGAGGAGGCGCTCCCGACGTACCAGAGCATGTCCAACCGCTTCGAGGGCACCCGCGACGCCACCGGCGCCGACGGCACCGCCTGGGCGCGCTGGGTCCGCGGCTGGTCCGCCGAGGAGAACCGCCACGGCGACGTGCTCAGCCGCTACATGTACCTCTCCGGCCGCCTCGACATGCGCCAGGTGGAGCGCACCGTGCACCGCCTCATCAGTTCCGGCATGGCCATGCACGCGCCGGCGAGCCCCTACCACGGCTTCATCTACGTCGCCTTCCAGGAGCGCGCCACCTCCATCTCCCACGGCAACACGGCGCGTCAGGTCCGCGCGCACGGCGACGCCGCGCTCGCGCGCATCTGCGGCGCCATCGCCGCCGACGAGAAACGGCACGAGGCGGCCTACACCCGCGTCGTGGCGAAGCTCTTCGAGGTGGACCCGGACGCCGCCGTGCGCGCCATGGCGTACATGATGCGGCGCCGCATCACCATGCCGGCCGCGCTCATGGACGACGGCCGCGACGCCGACCTCTTCGCGCACTACGCCGCCGCCGCGCAGCAGGCCGGGGTGTACACCGCGTCGGACTACCGCGGCATCCTGGAGCACCTCATACGCCAGTGGCGGGTGGAGGAGCTGTCGGCGGGGCTGTCCGGCGAGGGGAGGCGCGCGCGGGACTACGTCTGCGCGTTGCGGGAGAAGATCCGGAGGATGGAGGAGAGGGCCCATGACAGGGTGCGAAAGGAGCCCACCCCGGTCCCGTTTAGCTGGATCTTTGATAGGCCTGTCAGCGTCGTGCTCCATTGA